One segment of Streptomyces bathyalis DNA contains the following:
- a CDS encoding dienelactone hydrolase family protein has translation MRFTSEQRHDDGVLEREFVLGEIPGTLWTPESAAPAPLILMAHNNGLPKGASRLVARARQSAAFGYAVAAIDTPGCGDRPRSAADEQVRAHLRRAMAAGEPVDEIFESFIGPLVEKAVPEWRTTLDALLPLPGISGRVGYSGWTAVGIRLAVVEPRIAAAGFFAGGYVPRTQREEARQVSIPLLFLLQWDDEGNPRQRALDLFGAFGAKEKTLHANPGGHTGTPWFELEDGNRFFARHLK, from the coding sequence ATGCGATTCACTTCCGAACAGCGCCACGACGACGGCGTCCTCGAACGCGAATTCGTTCTCGGCGAGATCCCCGGCACCCTGTGGACGCCTGAATCCGCCGCACCGGCCCCGCTGATCCTGATGGCCCACAACAACGGCCTGCCCAAAGGGGCTTCGCGGCTGGTGGCGCGGGCCCGGCAGTCCGCGGCGTTCGGCTACGCGGTGGCCGCCATCGACACTCCCGGGTGCGGCGACCGTCCCCGTTCCGCCGCCGACGAGCAGGTCCGCGCCCACCTCCGCCGAGCGATGGCGGCCGGCGAGCCCGTCGACGAGATCTTCGAGTCCTTCATCGGCCCTCTGGTCGAGAAGGCGGTCCCGGAATGGCGGACGACCCTGGACGCCCTCCTTCCGCTGCCCGGGATCAGCGGCCGGGTCGGGTACTCGGGGTGGACCGCCGTCGGCATTCGGCTGGCGGTGGTAGAGCCGCGCATCGCGGCCGCCGGCTTCTTCGCCGGGGGTTACGTGCCCCGCACCCAGCGCGAGGAGGCCCGGCAGGTCAGCATTCCGCTGCTGTTCCTCCTGCAATGGGACGACGAAGGGAACCCCCGGCAGCGGGCACTGGACCTGTTCGGCGCCTTCGGCGCCAAGGAGAAGACGCTGCACGCCAATCCGGGCGGGCACACCGGCACGCCGTGGTTCGAATTGGAGGACGGGAACCGGTTCTTCGCCCGGCACCTGAAGTGA
- a CDS encoding ArsR/SmtB family transcription factor, protein MLRMHFTADDIARVRVAAMPDHLWEIANSFQTLIRDDDVLAFGDWRRLVRPRLSPADSLLTALLPSRGYSPDFLTPGSGGSDLESAVDTVLSTPRTALRDDLAVLAASPARGRRPLPAGARALAEGEREALRRLGSALHAYHRRALMPFLPQVRAQVDADRAVRARAALEGGTQELLASFRPLLRWKPPVLEADYPVERELRLGGRGLVLQPSFFCSRSPVMLASPSPELTPVLVYPIQHTLGWARGRSATERDAGLAALLGRTRAAILEDVVTGRTTGELARRFGISDAAVSQHTAVLRGAGLLLSVRRSRHMLHTITPAGLALLDDR, encoded by the coding sequence ATGCTGCGGATGCACTTCACGGCCGACGACATCGCGCGTGTCCGTGTCGCCGCGATGCCCGACCACCTCTGGGAGATCGCCAACAGCTTCCAGACGCTGATCCGGGACGACGACGTGCTGGCGTTCGGCGACTGGCGGCGACTGGTCCGGCCGCGGCTGAGCCCGGCGGACAGTCTGCTCACGGCGCTCCTGCCGTCGCGCGGCTATTCGCCGGACTTCCTCACGCCCGGTTCCGGCGGTTCGGACCTGGAGAGCGCCGTCGACACCGTGCTCAGCACACCCAGGACCGCCCTGCGTGACGACCTCGCGGTGCTCGCCGCCTCCCCGGCGCGGGGCCGGCGGCCGTTACCGGCGGGCGCCCGCGCTCTGGCCGAGGGCGAACGCGAGGCCCTGCGCCGGCTCGGCTCCGCCCTGCACGCCTATCACCGGCGTGCGCTCATGCCGTTCCTCCCTCAGGTCCGGGCGCAGGTGGACGCCGACCGGGCGGTGCGTGCACGGGCGGCCCTGGAGGGAGGCACGCAGGAACTCCTGGCCAGTTTCCGCCCGTTGCTGCGCTGGAAGCCGCCCGTGCTGGAGGCCGACTATCCCGTCGAACGCGAACTGCGGCTCGGGGGACGCGGGTTGGTGCTTCAGCCGTCGTTCTTCTGCTCGCGGAGTCCCGTCATGCTCGCCAGCCCGTCCCCCGAACTGACCCCCGTCCTCGTCTATCCCATCCAGCACACCCTCGGCTGGGCCCGGGGAAGGAGCGCCACCGAACGGGACGCCGGTCTGGCCGCTCTGCTCGGCCGTACCCGGGCCGCGATCCTGGAGGACGTCGTGACGGGCCGTACGACCGGTGAACTCGCGCGGAGGTTCGGCATCTCGGACGCGGCGGTGAGTCAGCACACCGCCGTGCTGCGCGGTGCGGGCCTGCTGCTGAGCGTGCGCCGGAGCCGGCACATGCTGCACACCATCACCCCGGCGGGGCTCGCCCTGCTCGACGACCGCTGA
- a CDS encoding tartrate dehydrogenase, translated as MSTPRTFRIAAVPADGVGKEVVAAGRAVLDALAEGSRGSADAFAFDWEEFPWGCGYYERTGEMIDAGGLERLKDFDAIYFGAVGWPTVPDHISLWGLRLKICQTFDQWANVRPMQFLPGVQSPLRKADDTHLDWVVIRENSEGEYAGLGGRNFSGRGQGSEVAVQSALFTEVGCERIMRFAFDLARTRDRRKVSSVTKSNAQQYGMVLWDDVFKRVSADYPDVETESVLVDAMSAKFVLQPEDLSVVVASNLNADILSDLGSALSGSLGLAASANLNPERRFPSMFEPVHGSAPDIAGQGLANPIGAVGSGALMLDHFGLPEQAARLRKAIETTTAAGILTRDVGGSASTEEVTKALIDALSS; from the coding sequence ATGAGCACACCCCGCACGTTCCGCATAGCCGCCGTCCCCGCCGACGGAGTGGGCAAGGAGGTCGTCGCCGCAGGACGTGCGGTCCTGGACGCCCTGGCCGAGGGCTCCCGGGGCTCGGCGGACGCCTTCGCCTTCGACTGGGAGGAGTTCCCGTGGGGCTGCGGGTACTACGAGCGGACGGGCGAGATGATCGACGCCGGCGGTCTGGAGCGCCTCAAGGATTTCGACGCCATCTACTTCGGCGCCGTCGGCTGGCCCACCGTCCCCGATCACATCAGTCTCTGGGGACTGCGTCTGAAGATCTGCCAGACCTTCGACCAGTGGGCCAACGTGCGTCCGATGCAGTTCCTGCCCGGCGTGCAGAGTCCGCTGCGCAAGGCCGACGACACCCACCTCGACTGGGTCGTCATACGGGAGAACAGCGAGGGAGAGTACGCCGGTCTCGGCGGCCGCAACTTCTCCGGGCGCGGTCAGGGCAGTGAAGTGGCGGTCCAGTCGGCCCTGTTCACCGAGGTGGGCTGCGAACGCATCATGCGTTTCGCCTTCGACCTCGCGCGCACGCGGGACCGGCGGAAGGTCTCGTCCGTGACCAAGAGCAACGCACAGCAGTACGGCATGGTCCTGTGGGACGACGTCTTCAAGCGTGTCTCCGCCGACTACCCGGACGTGGAGACCGAGAGCGTTCTCGTCGACGCCATGTCAGCGAAGTTCGTCCTCCAGCCGGAGGACCTCTCCGTCGTCGTCGCCTCCAACCTCAACGCCGACATCCTCTCCGACCTCGGCAGCGCCCTGTCGGGCAGCCTGGGCCTGGCCGCCAGCGCGAATCTCAACCCCGAGCGCCGCTTCCCCAGCATGTTCGAGCCCGTACACGGCTCCGCCCCGGACATCGCCGGACAGGGCCTCGCCAATCCGATCGGCGCGGTCGGCAGCGGTGCGCTGATGCTGGACCACTTCGGGCTTCCGGAGCAGGCGGCCCGTCTGCGGAAGGCGATCGAGACCACCACGGCCGCGGGGATCCTCACCCGCGATGTCGGCGGCAGCGCCTCCACGGAGGAGGTCACCAAGGCACTGATCGACGCGCTGAGTTCGTGA
- a CDS encoding LysR family transcriptional regulator, whose protein sequence is MDARQLEYFLAIVEHGGFSKAAAALHVAQPSLSQAMANLEADLGVAIFHRVGRGVVLSEAGTELLEPSRRVLRDLAAVRDTAAALAGLHGGTVEVATMPSPGIEPLTTLVQRFAELHPSVTVSTQAAFTPDEVVSLVRSGACELGLLGSASPVNPSGLDVLNVEDQPFVVVAAPGGPVEDDVALSPHDLAGQKLIASRTGSLMRSIVDDITAGGTGTEIVTVVDHRTSILPLVLTGVGVAVLPSAWTRLARRCGAVVAPIEPTAHLHVAMVSLPAHLTPAARAFLSLTGSLAAHRARPPSREG, encoded by the coding sequence GTGGACGCGCGGCAGCTCGAGTACTTCCTCGCCATCGTCGAGCACGGCGGCTTCAGCAAGGCGGCGGCCGCGCTGCACGTGGCGCAGCCGTCGCTCTCCCAGGCCATGGCCAACCTTGAAGCCGATCTCGGGGTGGCCATCTTCCACCGGGTGGGGCGAGGCGTCGTCCTCAGCGAGGCCGGTACGGAGCTGCTGGAGCCCAGCCGGCGCGTGCTGCGGGACCTGGCGGCCGTGCGTGACACCGCCGCCGCCCTCGCCGGTCTGCACGGCGGGACCGTCGAGGTGGCCACCATGCCGTCGCCGGGGATCGAGCCGTTGACCACTCTCGTCCAGCGGTTCGCCGAGCTGCACCCGTCCGTGACGGTGTCCACGCAGGCCGCCTTCACGCCCGACGAGGTGGTCTCGCTGGTCCGCAGCGGCGCCTGCGAACTGGGGCTGCTGGGCTCGGCCAGCCCCGTCAACCCGTCCGGCCTGGACGTGCTGAACGTCGAGGACCAGCCGTTCGTGGTGGTCGCCGCGCCCGGCGGTCCCGTCGAGGACGACGTCGCGCTCTCCCCTCACGATCTCGCCGGCCAGAAGCTCATCGCGTCCCGGACGGGCAGCCTCATGCGCAGCATCGTCGACGACATCACCGCGGGCGGCACGGGGACCGAGATCGTGACCGTCGTCGACCACCGGACCTCGATCCTGCCCCTCGTCCTCACCGGGGTGGGGGTCGCCGTGCTGCCTTCCGCCTGGACGCGGCTGGCGCGCCGTTGCGGTGCCGTCGTCGCACCGATCGAGCCCACCGCGCATCTCCATGTGGCGATGGTGAGCCTTCCGGCTCATCTCACTCCGGCCGCGCGTGCCTTCCTCTCCCTCACCGGATCCCTGGCCGCGCACCGGGCCCGGCCCCCGTCGCGGGAGGGCTGA